From the Arthrobacter sp. PM3 genome, one window contains:
- a CDS encoding bifunctional 4-hydroxy-2-oxoglutarate aldolase/2-dehydro-3-deoxy-phosphogluconate aldolase, whose translation MYRKLRTLQTIDESGAVLIVRLENADVAERVAEAAIAGGFRALEITLSIPGAVDVIRQLSAKHGPDGVAVGAGTVLDEHSAYECIRAGADFLVSPQLNPAMIRTANRYQIPTISGAYTPTELVNSAEAGADILKLFPTEAGGIPYTKSVLAPLAHLPIMPAGGVTVENVGEWFAAGVAGVGVGSYVTKAWQPDGDFSRVTEAAEEFLSAVAKARQ comes from the coding sequence ATGTACAGAAAACTTCGCACCCTGCAGACCATCGACGAATCCGGTGCCGTCCTCATCGTCCGCCTCGAAAACGCTGACGTGGCAGAACGGGTGGCGGAAGCGGCGATAGCCGGCGGTTTCCGCGCCCTGGAAATCACGCTCTCGATCCCGGGCGCCGTGGACGTGATCCGCCAACTCTCCGCCAAGCACGGGCCCGACGGAGTAGCGGTCGGGGCGGGAACCGTCCTGGACGAGCACTCAGCCTACGAATGCATCCGCGCCGGCGCCGATTTCCTGGTCAGTCCCCAGCTGAACCCGGCAATGATCCGGACAGCCAACCGCTACCAGATACCCACCATCAGCGGCGCCTACACGCCCACTGAGCTCGTTAACTCCGCCGAGGCAGGCGCTGACATCCTCAAGCTCTTCCCCACCGAAGCCGGTGGCATCCCCTACACCAAGTCAGTCCTCGCCCCGCTCGCGCACCTGCCGATCATGCCGGCAGGCGGCGTAACTGTAGAGAACGTTGGCGAATGGTTCGCCGCCGGCGTAGCAGGTGTCGGCGTCGGCAGCTACGTGACCAAAGCATGGCAACCCGACGGCGACTTCTCCCGCGTCACCGAGGCCGCCGAGGAGTTCCTCTCAGCAGTGGCAAAGGCACGCCAATGA
- a CDS encoding acetylxylan esterase: MRSPRGATGPLPTLVEYAGYGGGRGYPEETLLWASAGFAHNNGIAFLLDASPGPEREAEVLQAAAVCTALAIQIELSPTRWDKVKITAAPAVGRLQSYQIDP, encoded by the coding sequence CTGCGTAGTCCCCGGGGCGCCACCGGCCCCCTGCCCACCCTCGTTGAATACGCCGGCTACGGCGGGGGCCGGGGCTACCCGGAAGAGACACTCCTGTGGGCGTCTGCAGGATTCGCCCACAACAACGGCATAGCCTTCCTACTCGACGCCAGCCCCGGACCGGAACGCGAAGCTGAAGTCCTCCAAGCCGCTGCCGTTTGCACTGCCCTGGCAATCCAAATCGAGTTGAGCCCAACTCGCTGGGACAAGGTAAAAATCACGGCTGCTCCAGCAGTCGGACGGCTTCAGTCTTACCAGATCGATCCATAG
- a CDS encoding helix-turn-helix transcriptional regulator, giving the protein MDRKNDIRDFLISRRAKISPEQAGIPSYGELRRVPGLRREEVAQLAGVSADYYTRLERGSLRGVSDSVLEAVASALQLDDAERAHLMDLARTSKTPARRMARRPPQQRVRPGVLRLLDGMTGVAAMVQNGRSDVLAANPLGRALYGPVFTFAEPPAPDAPRRLPNQARYIFLDPGAADFYPDWRAIAATTVAMLRLEAGRNPHDRALNELVGELTTRSGLFAALWAGHDVRIHTTGTKRFHHPVAGDLSLQYETLDLPGDEGQTLFTFTAEPGSASENALAFLASWAASPPDTATAGGPAGGSTVPETRPRAQPGTHTPGKTEPTHD; this is encoded by the coding sequence GTGGACAGAAAGAACGACATCCGTGATTTCCTGATCTCGCGTCGCGCGAAGATCAGCCCGGAGCAGGCCGGCATCCCCAGCTACGGGGAGTTGCGGCGTGTGCCCGGCCTGCGCCGGGAAGAAGTGGCGCAGCTTGCCGGGGTGAGCGCTGACTACTACACGCGGCTGGAACGCGGCAGCCTACGCGGCGTCTCAGATTCTGTGCTTGAGGCAGTGGCCTCAGCGCTTCAGCTGGACGATGCCGAGCGGGCCCACCTGATGGACCTGGCACGGACATCCAAAACGCCGGCGCGCCGTATGGCCCGCCGGCCGCCGCAGCAGCGGGTCCGTCCCGGGGTGCTTCGCCTGCTGGACGGCATGACCGGAGTGGCCGCCATGGTGCAAAACGGCCGTTCCGACGTGCTGGCAGCCAACCCGCTGGGACGGGCGCTGTACGGGCCGGTGTTCACCTTTGCCGAACCGCCGGCGCCGGACGCTCCGCGCCGGTTGCCGAACCAGGCGCGCTACATCTTCCTCGACCCGGGCGCAGCAGACTTCTACCCGGACTGGCGCGCGATCGCGGCCACCACGGTCGCGATGCTACGCCTGGAAGCGGGCCGGAACCCCCATGACCGGGCCCTGAACGAGCTGGTCGGAGAGCTGACCACGCGCAGCGGGCTGTTCGCCGCGCTATGGGCCGGGCACGACGTACGCATCCACACCACCGGGACCAAGCGCTTCCACCACCCGGTCGCCGGAGATTTGTCCCTGCAGTACGAGACGCTGGACCTTCCCGGCGACGAGGGACAGACCCTGTTCACCTTCACAGCGGAGCCGGGCTCTGCATCCGAAAACGCGCTGGCATTCCTCGCCAGCTGGGCGGCATCGCCGCCCGACACAGCCACCGCCGGCGGTCCTGCCGGTGGATCCACCGTCCCCGAAACGCGCCCCCGCGCCCAGCCAGGGACACACACTCCAGGAAAGACAGAACCAACACATGACTGA
- a CDS encoding Gfo/Idh/MocA family protein, whose product MGKTRTIILGASHWHVPLCARAIAEEHQVVGISDGDVSRVRGLAEAWGAPVEADWRRLVDLPDLGLAYVFGPHSGMAEKCFALIERGIPFVVEKPLGTSLAELSRVRKAAEAAGVPATVPLVQRGGPVDRWLAKAGRPAYQRMSFIAGPPSRYLDSGNSWMLDPAAAGGGCLANLGPHFVDLFLRACDESAESVDSRLSSILHGGAVEDHASLIITTPGGREAIVEVGYAFPGSPLKRYCSYTSAGAAGFAAISSDGSATFTALDGTTESAVIEVDSDPLYDPFVRRVAQTLEDGFGGLPTLAQLEDVMRPIWQAYDDQHGGKENGRP is encoded by the coding sequence GTGGGTAAAACTCGCACGATCATCCTTGGTGCTTCACACTGGCACGTCCCGCTGTGTGCGCGTGCGATCGCCGAAGAGCACCAGGTCGTCGGCATCAGTGACGGGGACGTATCGCGTGTACGGGGACTTGCCGAAGCGTGGGGCGCCCCGGTGGAGGCTGACTGGCGGCGCCTGGTGGATCTTCCGGATCTCGGGCTTGCCTACGTCTTCGGCCCGCACAGTGGCATGGCGGAAAAGTGTTTTGCCCTGATCGAGCGCGGCATTCCGTTCGTGGTGGAGAAGCCGCTGGGAACGTCCCTGGCGGAACTTTCCCGGGTGCGGAAGGCTGCGGAGGCAGCCGGGGTACCCGCGACGGTTCCGCTCGTTCAGCGGGGCGGTCCCGTCGACCGGTGGCTGGCCAAGGCGGGCCGGCCGGCGTACCAAAGGATGTCCTTTATCGCCGGACCGCCCTCGCGTTACCTGGATAGCGGCAATTCCTGGATGCTGGACCCTGCTGCCGCAGGGGGCGGGTGCCTGGCCAACCTGGGGCCGCATTTCGTTGACCTGTTCCTGCGGGCCTGCGACGAGTCAGCGGAGAGCGTCGATTCCCGGCTATCTTCCATACTGCACGGCGGGGCTGTTGAGGATCATGCCAGCCTCATCATTACCACCCCGGGCGGGCGTGAAGCCATCGTGGAGGTGGGATACGCCTTTCCGGGTTCGCCGTTGAAGCGGTACTGCAGCTACACGTCGGCGGGCGCGGCGGGATTCGCCGCCATCAGCTCGGACGGTTCGGCCACGTTCACGGCGTTGGACGGTACAACGGAGTCCGCAGTGATCGAGGTGGACAGCGACCCCCTCTACGATCCGTTTGTGCGCCGTGTCGCGCAGACGCTGGAAGATGGATTCGGGGGGCTGCCGACACTGGCGCAGCTCGAAGATGTGATGCGCCCGATTTGGCAGGCATATGACGACCAGCATGGAGGAAAAGAAAATGGCCGACCTTAG
- a CDS encoding VOC family protein → MTATSVRTLRRLPGLRHTDHVGLTVPNLEDAIRFFVEVLGAEELYRSDRGPDEEFMPTNFAVPADARLTLAMLRLPPNLNIELFEWSSTERRETPPRHCDAGGHHLCFVVDDVDEAIAVLQEIPGVRVLGERKEVAGDSPRVAGNRWTYFITPWGLLMEIVDRSRVAAPPRLVGPSDWTATQNTSRKDIQQ, encoded by the coding sequence ATGACCGCGACCAGCGTAAGGACGCTGCGCCGGCTGCCCGGGCTGCGGCACACCGACCACGTCGGCCTGACCGTTCCAAACCTCGAGGACGCCATCCGGTTCTTCGTCGAGGTGCTCGGCGCCGAGGAGCTGTACCGCTCCGACCGCGGACCCGACGAAGAGTTCATGCCCACGAATTTCGCTGTCCCTGCTGACGCCCGGCTCACCCTCGCGATGCTGCGACTGCCCCCTAACCTGAACATCGAACTTTTCGAATGGAGCAGCACCGAGCGGCGGGAAACCCCGCCGCGGCACTGCGACGCCGGCGGGCACCACCTGTGCTTCGTGGTCGACGACGTCGACGAAGCGATCGCGGTGCTACAGGAAATACCCGGCGTCCGCGTGCTGGGGGAGCGTAAGGAAGTCGCCGGCGACAGTCCGCGCGTGGCCGGCAACCGCTGGACCTACTTCATCACCCCTTGGGGGCTGCTGATGGAAATCGTCGACCGATCCCGCGTCGCAGCCCCACCCCGGCTCGTCGGTCCCTCGGACTGGACAGCCACCCAAAACACATCCCGGAAGGACATTCAACAATGA
- a CDS encoding Gfo/Idh/MocA family protein: MNGQRLRVGVIGAGNIATIAQLPTLVQREDVELAALVSRREDPGHLVRRWGFGAAYRSVEDMLEAQDLDAVFVLTPRSEHAHAVQLCLNNDVDVFCEKPLAPATEEAERLADLADERGRILMVDFNRRYAPVYTAGRELFGAKGATFCVAQKNRPGSEYRATFENAIHMVDLLRWYCGGEPVDVAAHAAGNDPWEEDGTAAIIRFSTGNTGVLLAARTAGAWNEKLDAYGDGKTVEVRAPETVSTTVRGVTTSRELSSEAYGWATATDTLGFSAAVHHFLDRVADREQPLTSGREAVHTQRLLDRILAASGLPTEEQEGRQWASHATSGNR; the protein is encoded by the coding sequence ATGAACGGCCAGCGCCTCCGCGTCGGCGTTATCGGCGCTGGCAACATCGCCACCATTGCCCAACTGCCCACACTCGTCCAGCGCGAGGATGTCGAACTGGCAGCCCTGGTATCCCGGCGCGAGGACCCGGGGCACCTGGTCCGGCGCTGGGGTTTCGGCGCCGCCTATCGGTCAGTGGAGGACATGCTGGAGGCGCAGGATCTGGACGCCGTCTTCGTCCTCACACCCCGGTCCGAACACGCCCACGCCGTCCAGCTGTGCCTTAACAACGACGTCGACGTGTTCTGCGAAAAGCCCCTTGCCCCGGCCACGGAAGAAGCCGAGCGTCTGGCGGACCTCGCCGACGAGCGCGGCCGCATCCTGATGGTCGACTTCAACCGCCGCTACGCACCCGTCTACACCGCCGGCCGCGAGCTGTTCGGCGCGAAAGGCGCGACTTTCTGCGTCGCCCAAAAGAACCGCCCCGGATCGGAATACCGCGCGACGTTCGAGAACGCCATCCACATGGTCGACCTGCTGCGCTGGTACTGCGGCGGCGAACCGGTGGACGTGGCCGCCCACGCCGCCGGTAATGACCCCTGGGAAGAAGACGGCACCGCAGCCATCATCCGCTTCAGCACCGGCAACACCGGGGTACTCCTGGCGGCCCGAACCGCGGGCGCCTGGAACGAGAAACTCGACGCCTACGGCGACGGCAAGACCGTGGAAGTGCGCGCGCCCGAAACAGTGTCGACCACCGTCCGGGGAGTCACCACATCACGCGAACTCAGCTCCGAAGCCTACGGCTGGGCAACAGCGACCGACACACTCGGCTTCTCCGCCGCCGTCCACCACTTCCTGGACCGGGTTGCCGACCGGGAACAGCCACTGACCTCCGGTCGCGAAGCCGTCCACACCCAGCGCCTGCTCGACCGGATCCTCGCCGCCTCCGGACTGCCCACCGAAGAACAAGAAGGCCGGCAATGGGCAAGCCACGCCACCAGCGGCAACAGATAG
- a CDS encoding ATP-binding protein, with product MTAPKVFIVIGPAGSGKTSIAQQTAKEHGAAYLDKDRICGRLVEFALKATGHDPTDREANAFYRDNLLPLEYQTLMDVAGANLRLGRSVVLDAPFGAYFAVPDYLIRAAEEFDWPASETTVVRVQVPQDVLRGRLLQRGLDRDRWKLAHWDEYWASYGSLDCTWSGVRFLDLNNEKSLPTQG from the coding sequence ATGACAGCCCCGAAAGTCTTCATCGTCATCGGCCCTGCCGGCTCCGGAAAGACGTCCATTGCCCAGCAAACAGCAAAAGAGCATGGAGCCGCATATCTGGACAAGGACCGGATCTGCGGCCGCCTCGTCGAGTTCGCGCTGAAGGCAACCGGACACGACCCCACCGACCGCGAAGCCAACGCTTTCTACCGGGACAATCTGCTGCCCCTGGAGTACCAGACACTCATGGATGTCGCCGGAGCGAACCTGCGGCTGGGACGATCGGTCGTACTCGATGCACCCTTCGGGGCGTACTTCGCCGTACCGGACTACCTGATCCGCGCCGCGGAAGAATTCGACTGGCCCGCATCGGAGACCACCGTGGTGCGGGTTCAGGTCCCCCAGGACGTGCTCCGAGGACGACTTCTTCAGCGCGGCCTGGACAGGGACCGGTGGAAACTTGCGCACTGGGACGAGTACTGGGCATCCTACGGCAGCCTGGACTGCACCTGGTCCGGAGTCCGCTTCCTTGATCTCAACAATGAAAAGTCCCTGCCAACTCAGGGATGA
- a CDS encoding SDR family NAD(P)-dependent oxidoreductase, with translation MSLKDQIVLVTGSSGGIGNALVDALTAAGAMVVGADRAPKESQTLADFFPLDVTSETQCAAVVRDTTAKYGRIDALVHAAGVLGVTPEIMETTTEEFDSIMRINASGTFSMVRETAQSMIGTGTAGAIVILSSVAAKEARLNYLPYNASKLAVLHIMWSFAQLLGPNGISVNAIAPGPVNTPMWAQFAKDSGPDATANRAKRAAQLPMRRFAEPDEVARAILFLADPDNRYITGVSLDVAGGAHLGMGT, from the coding sequence ATGAGTCTCAAGGACCAGATCGTTCTGGTGACGGGATCGAGCGGCGGCATCGGCAATGCGCTCGTCGATGCACTCACAGCCGCCGGCGCCATGGTTGTCGGCGCCGACCGCGCCCCCAAGGAGAGCCAAACGCTGGCCGACTTCTTCCCGCTCGACGTCACCTCGGAAACGCAATGCGCCGCCGTCGTCCGCGACACCACAGCGAAGTACGGGCGCATCGATGCCCTCGTGCACGCAGCCGGAGTCCTGGGCGTCACGCCCGAGATCATGGAGACAACGACGGAAGAATTCGACTCCATCATGCGGATCAACGCCTCCGGCACATTTTCAATGGTCCGGGAAACCGCCCAATCAATGATCGGGACCGGAACGGCCGGCGCCATCGTTATCCTCTCCTCAGTGGCAGCCAAAGAAGCACGCCTCAACTACTTGCCCTACAACGCAAGCAAACTCGCGGTACTCCACATCATGTGGTCCTTCGCTCAACTGCTTGGCCCCAACGGCATATCGGTCAACGCCATCGCGCCTGGCCCGGTAAACACTCCCATGTGGGCACAATTTGCAAAAGACTCAGGACCGGACGCAACCGCCAACCGGGCCAAGCGCGCCGCCCAACTTCCCATGCGCCGGTTCGCCGAACCAGACGAAGTCGCCCGCGCCATCCTTTTCCTGGCCGACCCGGACAACCGTTACATAACCGGCGTATCCCTGGATGTGGCAGGCGGCGCGCACCTCGGTATGGGGACCTGA
- a CDS encoding MFS transporter: MPDHRRRNVNMVAGTIGHFVEWYDWYVYGLLAAVFSSQIFPSDSPFASLIAALLTYALGFVVRPLSGIIISPLADRFGRRLILTLSISGMALGALIIGLTPSFATIGYAAPILFLVARILQGISAGSEGQSAIAFMVEHAPANRRGLFGSFTNMASGLATLAATGAAAMVTSAFAPADLAAFGWRIPFIVGGILGIAGLILRARSDETPEFEATALVDHKSAPARLMDLLREHPKALLQAAALSAPAVAYYTWATFLPTYAKLTTGRDLSSTLAGNVIGLALLVIIVPVCGALSDRLGRRKIFPIIGAIGMIVLFYPMLLLLNQPGFGVYVLVSASGWVVLGIWQAVYPTIQAELFPAAVRVSGIGFAHQIVIAVFGGTAPLIAAAFVGAGQPMLVAVYMIAIVALCLIVYFTLPETGSRAGRVTVAPADTEVLEGEHLLLGTSSATDQAKRSR; encoded by the coding sequence GTGCCTGACCACCGTCGCCGCAACGTCAATATGGTGGCAGGCACGATCGGCCACTTCGTGGAGTGGTACGACTGGTACGTCTACGGGCTGCTGGCAGCGGTGTTCTCATCGCAGATATTTCCAAGCGATTCCCCGTTCGCGTCCCTGATCGCGGCGCTGCTCACGTACGCACTCGGGTTTGTTGTACGCCCGCTCAGCGGAATCATCATCTCTCCACTGGCCGACCGCTTCGGACGACGGCTGATCCTCACACTGTCCATCTCCGGCATGGCGCTAGGTGCTCTGATCATCGGCCTCACGCCGTCATTTGCGACCATCGGCTACGCAGCACCGATTCTTTTTCTGGTCGCACGCATCCTCCAGGGCATCTCGGCCGGCAGCGAGGGACAGAGCGCCATCGCATTCATGGTTGAACACGCTCCGGCAAACCGGAGGGGCCTGTTCGGTTCGTTCACCAACATGGCAAGCGGCCTCGCGACCCTCGCAGCGACCGGCGCAGCGGCAATGGTGACCTCGGCCTTTGCCCCAGCGGACCTGGCCGCCTTTGGTTGGCGCATCCCGTTCATCGTGGGCGGCATCCTCGGCATCGCCGGTCTCATCCTGCGGGCCCGCTCGGATGAAACCCCTGAGTTTGAGGCAACTGCCCTCGTCGATCACAAGTCCGCCCCCGCCCGCCTGATGGACCTGCTTCGCGAACACCCGAAGGCGCTCTTGCAGGCGGCAGCGCTCTCTGCCCCGGCCGTGGCCTACTACACCTGGGCCACCTTCCTTCCCACCTACGCCAAGCTGACCACCGGCCGGGACCTGTCCTCCACCCTGGCCGGAAACGTTATCGGGCTGGCCTTGCTCGTTATCATCGTGCCGGTCTGCGGCGCGCTCTCGGACCGGCTCGGCCGACGCAAGATCTTCCCCATCATCGGTGCCATCGGCATGATCGTCCTCTTCTACCCCATGCTCTTGCTGCTGAACCAGCCGGGCTTCGGCGTCTACGTCCTGGTATCGGCGTCCGGGTGGGTGGTTCTCGGCATCTGGCAGGCCGTCTACCCGACCATCCAGGCAGAGCTGTTCCCGGCTGCGGTACGGGTATCGGGCATCGGATTCGCACACCAGATCGTCATCGCCGTCTTCGGTGGAACCGCCCCGCTGATCGCCGCCGCGTTCGTCGGCGCCGGACAGCCGATGCTCGTCGCGGTCTACATGATCGCCATTGTCGCGCTCTGCCTCATCGTCTACTTCACCCTCCCCGAGACCGGAAGCCGGGCCGGGCGTGTCACCGTGGCTCCCGCCGACACCGAGGTACTCGAAGGCGAACACCTGCTCTTGGGCACTTCGTCGGCCACTGACCAGGCGAAGCGTTCCCGGTAG
- a CDS encoding SDR family oxidoreductase has translation MTEQNETVAGKKVWFITGAGRGMGTDIAKAALAAGHAVVATGRNPEKVTRAIGQNDALLAVRLDVTDPADATAAVQAAVDRFGRIDVLVNNAGNFYAGFFEEITPEDFRAQVETTMFGPMNVTRAALPVLRAQRSGLLVTISSTAGIAGGEFLTAYAASKFGVEGWAESLATEVAPFGIRTMIVEPGFFRTELLTPESTSYAASTIEDYAERTEQTVTAWKGMNGQQGGDPAKLAAALIHLAELDELPLRFAAGADAVGLFDSRAKQLQDQANAHRELSSNLAHDDA, from the coding sequence ATGACTGAACAGAACGAAACCGTGGCCGGCAAGAAGGTCTGGTTCATCACCGGTGCCGGCCGCGGCATGGGCACCGACATCGCCAAGGCGGCCCTGGCCGCCGGCCACGCCGTGGTTGCCACCGGCCGAAACCCGGAAAAGGTCACCCGGGCGATCGGCCAAAACGACGCCCTTCTGGCCGTCAGGCTGGACGTCACCGACCCCGCCGACGCCACGGCCGCCGTACAAGCCGCCGTGGACCGGTTCGGCCGGATCGACGTCCTGGTCAACAACGCCGGGAACTTCTACGCCGGGTTCTTCGAGGAAATCACCCCGGAGGACTTCCGTGCCCAGGTCGAAACCACCATGTTCGGGCCCATGAACGTCACCCGCGCCGCCCTGCCGGTCCTGCGGGCCCAGCGCTCCGGCCTGCTCGTCACGATCTCCTCGACCGCCGGCATCGCCGGCGGGGAATTCCTCACCGCCTACGCGGCGTCGAAGTTCGGTGTCGAGGGCTGGGCGGAGTCCCTGGCTACCGAAGTCGCCCCGTTCGGCATCCGCACCATGATCGTGGAGCCGGGGTTCTTCCGCACCGAGCTGCTCACCCCCGAATCCACCAGCTACGCCGCATCCACCATCGAGGACTACGCCGAGCGGACCGAGCAGACGGTCACCGCGTGGAAGGGCATGAACGGACAACAGGGCGGGGACCCGGCCAAACTCGCCGCCGCCCTGATCCACCTGGCCGAACTGGACGAGCTGCCCCTGCGGTTCGCCGCCGGCGCCGATGCTGTCGGCCTGTTCGATTCCAGGGCCAAACAACTCCAAGACCAGGCCAACGCCCACCGCGAGCTCTCCAGCAACCTCGCGCACGACGACGCCTGA
- a CDS encoding sugar phosphate isomerase/epimerase produces MRLAGHTLGTPDHTVPQALKLFRAAGLDAAEVIYQDGYTSGLPQGDRRAAMEALKAAEGEGLPIIGLTPYTTAINSLDDSEWRGGVDEFRGAIETAHLLGADRVRVYAGSWHPGDSDHDRRWAKLREALQTLAPEAEQAGVRLCVENHFGTMTQTAAETAALVREVAHPAVRVLYDQANLTFTHDETFEEAFAVQGDLIGHVHVKDLVFTDPSAAFRATETARVDASERAVRSRVVGTGVLPWPQILAALLRHGYDDLLSIEYEYRWHPQDLPSPETGFRESATAMRAMLSELAEMENAR; encoded by the coding sequence ATGAGGCTTGCAGGTCACACACTCGGCACCCCGGACCATACGGTCCCCCAGGCACTAAAGCTCTTCCGAGCCGCCGGGCTGGATGCCGCCGAAGTCATCTACCAGGACGGCTACACCTCAGGACTCCCCCAGGGAGACCGGCGCGCCGCGATGGAGGCACTGAAAGCGGCAGAGGGCGAGGGCCTGCCCATCATTGGCCTCACGCCCTACACCACAGCCATCAACTCCTTGGATGACAGTGAGTGGCGTGGGGGAGTCGACGAATTCCGCGGCGCGATTGAGACCGCTCACCTTCTCGGGGCCGACCGGGTGCGCGTGTACGCGGGATCCTGGCATCCGGGCGACTCCGATCATGACCGGCGATGGGCCAAACTGCGGGAGGCCCTGCAGACCCTGGCACCCGAGGCTGAACAGGCCGGCGTGCGGCTGTGCGTGGAGAACCACTTCGGCACCATGACCCAGACCGCGGCAGAAACCGCCGCGCTCGTCCGCGAAGTTGCCCACCCCGCCGTTCGCGTTCTCTACGACCAGGCCAACCTCACCTTCACCCACGACGAGACGTTCGAGGAGGCCTTTGCTGTCCAGGGCGACCTGATCGGTCACGTCCACGTTAAGGACCTCGTCTTCACCGATCCCTCGGCGGCCTTCCGCGCCACGGAAACGGCCCGCGTCGACGCATCGGAGCGTGCCGTTCGGTCCCGGGTCGTCGGCACCGGTGTCCTTCCCTGGCCACAGATCCTCGCTGCCCTGCTGCGCCACGGCTACGATGACCTGCTGAGCATCGAGTACGAGTACCGCTGGCACCCGCAAGACCTCCCAAGCCCCGAGACAGGTTTCCGGGAATCCGCGACCGCAATGCGCGCAATGCTTTCTGAACTGGCAGAAATGGAGAACGCCCGATGA
- a CDS encoding LacI family DNA-binding transcriptional regulator: MADLSIDVVAKAAGVHRSTVSRAFSRPEAVKSETREHILRVAEGLGYTMSPLAQALRRKTSTFVPLIVPDITNPFFAELAKTMTQAADERGYQLLLCVTNGDPAKTDGYFTAMQAMYAPFGIVAPSTKVDTEALKRFDFGHKVVVIDRVEGDTSVPTVTVDSRRGIMLALDHLHSLGHTSIGYVSGIAGTHTAQDRMDAYLELSAEGNGTPLVLESGSDPDAGARAAKHYLEMENPPTAIIAANDMVAFAVISALGQSGIRVPEDVSVIGFDGLALGARFNPPLTTVRQPIADMGNIAIELAEKQNLNGSVDHVVLEPELLVRASTAGPRK; this comes from the coding sequence ATGGCCGACCTTAGTATTGACGTTGTCGCGAAGGCGGCCGGTGTCCACCGTTCCACGGTTTCCCGGGCATTCTCCCGCCCGGAAGCGGTAAAGAGTGAGACCCGTGAGCACATTCTGCGGGTCGCCGAGGGGCTCGGTTACACGATGAGCCCACTCGCCCAGGCGCTTCGCCGAAAAACTAGCACCTTCGTCCCGCTGATCGTGCCTGACATCACCAACCCGTTCTTTGCGGAACTTGCCAAGACGATGACGCAGGCCGCTGATGAGCGCGGCTACCAGCTGCTGCTGTGCGTCACGAACGGAGACCCCGCCAAGACCGACGGCTACTTCACCGCGATGCAAGCCATGTACGCGCCCTTCGGGATCGTCGCACCCTCCACAAAGGTCGATACCGAGGCCCTAAAACGCTTCGATTTCGGCCACAAGGTGGTCGTGATTGACCGCGTGGAAGGGGACACTTCGGTCCCAACGGTCACCGTCGACAGCCGCCGCGGAATCATGCTGGCCCTGGACCACCTGCATTCGCTGGGTCACACCTCGATCGGCTACGTTTCCGGTATCGCCGGGACCCACACCGCCCAGGACCGGATGGACGCCTACCTGGAGCTGTCCGCCGAAGGCAACGGCACGCCCCTTGTACTCGAAAGCGGCTCCGATCCGGATGCAGGAGCGCGCGCGGCGAAACACTACCTGGAGATGGAGAATCCGCCCACGGCCATTATCGCCGCCAATGACATGGTCGCCTTCGCGGTCATCTCGGCCCTGGGCCAAAGCGGCATCCGCGTACCGGAGGACGTATCGGTCATCGGCTTTGACGGCCTGGCGCTGGGGGCCCGGTTCAACCCGCCCCTGACCACGGTGCGCCAGCCGATCGCAGACATGGGAAACATCGCCATCGAACTGGCAGAAAAGCAGAACCTGAACGGCTCGGTGGACCACGTCGTTCTGGAACCTGAACTGCTGGTGCGCGCCTCGACTGCAGGGCCGCGCAAATGA
- a CDS encoding SDR family NAD(P)-dependent oxidoreductase encodes MQALAAEIEKAGGTALVIEADITDHAQAQSAVDQTVERFGRLDILVNSLAA; translated from the coding sequence TTGCAGGCCCTCGCCGCCGAGATCGAGAAGGCCGGCGGCACCGCGCTGGTCATCGAAGCCGACATCACCGACCACGCCCAGGCGCAGTCCGCCGTGGACCAGACCGTGGAACGGTTCGGCCGGCTGGACATCCTGGTCAACAGCCTGGCTGCGTAG